Proteins from a single region of Streptomyces spectabilis:
- a CDS encoding dihydroxyacetone kinase family protein: MSYFLPESAPVLMAARGLALAHPGIVEVNSAPLYLRARAADPGRRVALVSGGGSGHEPLHTGLLGRGGLDAVCPGEVFASPHNRQIYEASAAVAKSEGVLLVVKNYTGDVINFQIAAERLRHDGIPVATVLVDDDLATDSADSATGRRGTAATVVVEKLLGAAADRGASLAELQELGTRVVAQSRSVAVAARAQTSPTTTAPAFTLEPGDLDYGVGIHGERGTRTIARPAVDDLVRRMTDDLLDSLPEGSDEVLALVNGLGATTELELHAVSSLLHDRLVERGLRPAVTIAGTYTAALDMAGFSLTLTRLDEGWVDLWTAPTETPLTLPRTVRAAGTEAAPADDTTARRPAAATAPAAARTPSGRIVLDRYAEVVAQVRDNLTKLDQLVGDGDFGDNLSGGVRRAVRLADETGIEGTAALAEAFLNDVGGTSGPLFGLLFKDLASAEPGDGQAPSVAALAEAAAAASAAINRVGGARVGDCTLVDALVPAAESLAAVPGGEPAGELAEAPLTTAAQAAIRGALSTASLRPRRGRASYVGDHAIGVPDPGALAVALLFTTLAEVYEPTWATRLPAPGHLTTI, encoded by the coding sequence ATGAGCTACTTCCTGCCGGAATCCGCCCCCGTGCTGATGGCCGCGCGCGGCCTCGCCCTGGCCCACCCCGGCATCGTCGAGGTCAACAGCGCCCCGCTGTATCTGCGGGCCCGCGCCGCGGACCCCGGCCGTCGTGTCGCCCTGGTGTCCGGCGGCGGCTCCGGGCACGAGCCGCTGCACACCGGTCTCCTCGGGCGCGGCGGCCTGGACGCGGTCTGCCCCGGCGAGGTGTTCGCGTCCCCGCACAACCGGCAGATCTACGAGGCGAGCGCGGCCGTCGCCAAGAGCGAGGGCGTGCTGCTGGTCGTCAAGAACTACACGGGCGACGTCATCAACTTCCAGATCGCGGCGGAGCGGCTGCGCCACGACGGCATCCCGGTCGCGACCGTCCTGGTCGACGACGACCTCGCCACCGACAGCGCCGACAGCGCGACGGGCCGCCGGGGCACGGCGGCCACGGTGGTCGTGGAGAAGCTGCTCGGCGCCGCGGCGGACCGGGGCGCCTCCCTCGCGGAGCTCCAGGAGCTCGGCACCCGCGTCGTGGCGCAGTCGCGCAGCGTCGCCGTGGCGGCCCGCGCCCAGACCTCGCCCACGACGACCGCTCCCGCCTTCACCCTGGAGCCCGGCGACCTCGACTACGGCGTCGGCATCCACGGCGAGCGCGGCACCCGCACCATCGCCCGGCCCGCCGTCGACGACCTGGTGCGGCGGATGACCGACGACCTGCTCGACTCGCTGCCCGAGGGCTCCGACGAGGTGCTCGCGCTCGTCAACGGCCTCGGCGCCACCACCGAACTCGAACTGCACGCCGTCAGCTCGCTCCTGCACGACCGGCTCGTCGAGCGCGGCCTGCGCCCCGCCGTGACCATCGCGGGCACCTACACCGCCGCCCTCGACATGGCCGGGTTCTCGCTCACCCTCACCCGCCTCGACGAGGGCTGGGTCGACCTGTGGACGGCGCCGACCGAGACCCCGCTGACGCTGCCCCGGACCGTGCGCGCGGCGGGCACCGAGGCCGCACCGGCGGACGACACCACGGCGCGGCGCCCCGCGGCGGCCACCGCGCCCGCTGCCGCCCGTACGCCGAGCGGCCGGATCGTGCTCGACCGGTACGCCGAGGTCGTGGCGCAGGTCCGCGACAACCTCACCAAGCTCGACCAGCTCGTCGGCGACGGCGACTTCGGCGACAACCTCTCCGGCGGCGTGCGGCGCGCGGTGCGCCTCGCCGACGAGACGGGCATCGAGGGCACGGCCGCGCTGGCCGAGGCGTTCCTCAACGACGTCGGCGGTACGAGCGGCCCGCTCTTCGGGCTGCTCTTCAAGGACCTGGCGTCCGCCGAGCCCGGCGACGGGCAGGCGCCCTCCGTCGCGGCACTGGCGGAGGCCGCGGCGGCCGCGAGCGCGGCCATCAACCGCGTGGGCGGCGCCCGCGTCGGCGACTGCACGCTGGTCGACGCGCTGGTGCCCGCCGCCGAGTCCCTGGCCGCCGTGCCCGGCGGGGAGCCCGCGGGCGAGCTCGCGGAGGCCCCGCTGACCACCGCGGCACAGGCCGCCATCCGCGGCGCCCTCTCGACGGCCTCGCTGCGCCCCCGGCGCGGCCGCGCGAGCTACGTCGGCGACCACGCCATCGGCGTCCCGGACCCGGGCGCGCTCGCCGTCGCCCTGCTCTTCACGACCCTGGCCGAGGTGTACGAGCCGACGTGGGCCACGCGCCTTCCGGCACCGGGCCACCTGACGACGATCTGA
- a CDS encoding helix-turn-helix domain-containing protein — protein MTQARREDLGRMLRAWRRARDPALALGSAPARRHRTYLTQLDMALELGVSERWYRALEKGEDRRYGREMIAGVCRILDLPAQQAAALHRITGHEPPAPGPTARTGLDPALVQLMRRQRHVSYLCDQAWDVLDANAVAARHCPWLVRPGANVMTWAFSPEARYQLREWEGRWAAPLLTRLRLAWQRWPDNARLDEVVREVRAQPGVAALWDSPAPAAPEPPPGDDVRPMFFPLVAPDPVGVRVLACGPYDDVTVRWHLVMPVDTTLVFP, from the coding sequence ATGACCCAGGCTCGACGCGAGGACCTCGGCCGCATGCTCCGCGCCTGGCGCAGGGCGCGGGATCCCGCGCTCGCGCTCGGCTCCGCGCCCGCGCGCCGGCACCGCACCTACCTCACGCAGCTCGACATGGCCCTGGAGCTCGGCGTCTCCGAGCGCTGGTACCGGGCCCTGGAGAAGGGCGAGGACCGCCGGTACGGCCGCGAGATGATCGCCGGGGTCTGCCGGATCCTGGACCTCCCCGCGCAGCAGGCCGCCGCCCTCCACCGGATCACCGGGCACGAGCCCCCGGCCCCGGGGCCGACGGCGCGCACCGGCCTCGACCCGGCGCTCGTCCAGCTCATGCGCCGGCAGCGGCACGTCAGCTACCTCTGCGACCAGGCGTGGGACGTGCTCGACGCCAACGCGGTCGCCGCCCGGCACTGCCCTTGGCTCGTCCGCCCCGGCGCCAACGTCATGACCTGGGCGTTCTCCCCCGAGGCCCGCTATCAGCTGCGCGAGTGGGAGGGCCGCTGGGCCGCGCCCCTGCTCACCCGCCTCCGCCTGGCCTGGCAGCGCTGGCCGGACAACGCGCGCCTCGACGAGGTCGTCCGGGAGGTGCGCGCGCAGCCGGGCGTCGCGGCGCTCTGGGACTCCCCCGCCCCCGCCGCTCCGGAGCCGCCTCCGGGCGACGACGTCCGCCCGATGTTCTTCCCCCTGGTCGCCCCCGACCCCGTCGGCGTACGCGTCCTGGCCTGTGGCCCGTACGACGACGTGACGGTCCGCTGGCACCTGGTGATGCCGGTGGACACGACGCTGGTCTTCCCGTGA
- a CDS encoding FAD-dependent oxidoreductase codes for MHRPLRVAIVGAGPAGIYAADALLKSDVAADPGVSIDLFERMPAPFGLIRYGVAPDHPRIKGIITALHQVLDKPQIRLFGNVDYPRDINLDDLRAFYDAVIFSTGATADRALDIPGIDLDGSYGAADFVSWYDGHPDVPRTWPLHAEKVAVLGVGNVALDVARVLAKTAEELLPTEIPANVHDGLKANRAREIHVFGRRGPAQAKFSPMELRELDHSPNIEVIVDPEDIDYDDGSIATRRGNKQADMVAKTLENWAIRDVGDRPHKLFLHFFESPVEILGEDGAVVGLRTERTELDGTGNVKGTGTFKDWDVTAVYRAVGYLSDALPKLPWDVESGTVPDAGGRVIEESGAHLTSTYVTGWIRRGPVGLIGHTKGDANETVANLLDDHANGRLPEPAAPAPEAVDAFLGERNVRFTTWEGWYRLDAAEKALGEPQGRERVKIVEREDMLRESGA; via the coding sequence ATGCACCGCCCCCTGCGGGTAGCCATCGTCGGAGCCGGACCCGCTGGGATCTACGCCGCCGACGCGCTGCTGAAGTCCGACGTGGCCGCCGACCCCGGCGTGTCCATCGACCTCTTCGAGCGGATGCCCGCCCCGTTCGGCCTGATCCGTTACGGCGTGGCCCCCGACCACCCGCGGATCAAGGGCATCATCACGGCCCTGCACCAGGTGCTCGACAAGCCGCAGATCCGCCTCTTCGGCAACGTCGACTACCCGCGCGACATCAACCTGGACGACCTGCGCGCCTTCTACGACGCGGTGATCTTCTCCACCGGCGCCACGGCCGACCGCGCCCTCGACATCCCCGGCATCGACCTCGACGGCTCCTACGGCGCGGCCGACTTCGTCTCCTGGTACGACGGCCACCCTGACGTCCCGCGGACCTGGCCGCTGCACGCGGAGAAGGTCGCCGTCCTCGGCGTCGGCAACGTGGCCCTCGACGTGGCGCGCGTCCTCGCCAAGACCGCCGAGGAGCTCCTTCCGACGGAGATCCCGGCGAACGTCCACGACGGCCTCAAGGCCAACAGGGCCCGCGAGATCCACGTCTTCGGCCGACGCGGCCCCGCCCAGGCCAAGTTCAGCCCGATGGAGCTGCGGGAGCTGGACCATTCGCCCAACATCGAGGTCATCGTCGACCCCGAGGACATCGACTACGACGACGGCTCGATCGCGACCCGCCGCGGCAACAAGCAGGCCGACATGGTCGCCAAGACCCTGGAGAACTGGGCGATCCGCGACGTCGGCGACCGTCCCCACAAGCTCTTCCTGCACTTCTTCGAGTCGCCCGTCGAGATCCTGGGCGAGGACGGCGCGGTCGTCGGCCTGCGGACCGAGCGCACCGAGCTCGACGGCACCGGCAACGTCAAGGGCACCGGCACCTTCAAGGACTGGGACGTCACCGCGGTCTACCGCGCCGTGGGCTACCTCTCCGACGCGCTGCCCAAGCTCCCCTGGGACGTCGAGTCCGGCACGGTCCCGGACGCCGGCGGCCGCGTGATCGAGGAGTCCGGGGCGCATCTGACGTCCACGTACGTCACGGGCTGGATCCGGCGCGGCCCCGTCGGCCTCATCGGTCACACCAAGGGCGACGCCAACGAGACGGTCGCGAACCTCCTGGACGACCACGCGAACGGCCGTCTGCCGGAGCCCGCCGCGCCCGCCCCGGAGGCCGTGGACGCCTTCCTCGGCGAGCGGAACGTCCGCTTCACGACGTGGGAGGGCTGGTACCGCCTCGACGCCGCCGAGAAGGCGCTCGGCGAGCCGCAGGGCCGGGAGCGCGTGAAGATCGTCGAGCGCGAGGACATGCTCCGGGAGAGCGGGGCCTGA